In Desulfuromonas acetexigens, the following proteins share a genomic window:
- the trpD gene encoding anthranilate phosphoribosyltransferase codes for MYKNVLQKATTNQELSEQEIFGLINAINKDEVSNLQIAGFQVALLMKGSSLKEITYLAKAMRENCVPLRPALQEELMDTCGTGGGLSTFNISTATAIVAASAGIPVAKHGSRSISSLSGSADVLEALGVNIHLSPAQAEKMIEEIGIAFLYAPLFHPVMGKVLPAESDLGIKTIFYTIIGPLINPAFATRHLLGVYKPELLDTVAQVARDLGYTRAMFVHGEDGLDEISLIGATRINELKDGTITSYTIQPEDFGLERCTLEEIKTGTPEENAQTIRGVFSGEITGPKRNVIVLNAAGALIVGGKAASFAEGLALAGQLIDSGATAKKLHQLSALSNSFAG; via the coding sequence ATGTATAAAAACGTACTGCAAAAGGCAACGACCAATCAGGAGTTGTCTGAACAAGAAATCTTCGGACTCATCAACGCCATCAACAAGGATGAAGTCAGTAACTTGCAGATCGCCGGTTTCCAGGTCGCCCTGCTGATGAAAGGTTCTTCTCTCAAGGAAATTACCTATCTCGCCAAAGCGATGCGGGAAAACTGTGTTCCCTTGCGACCTGCCTTGCAGGAAGAACTGATGGATACCTGCGGGACCGGCGGCGGTCTGAGCACCTTCAATATCTCCACGGCAACAGCCATCGTCGCGGCCTCGGCAGGGATTCCCGTGGCCAAGCACGGCAGCCGTTCCATCTCAAGTCTATCCGGAAGCGCCGATGTGCTTGAGGCCCTGGGCGTCAATATCCATCTTTCTCCGGCCCAGGCCGAAAAAATGATCGAAGAGATCGGCATCGCCTTTCTCTATGCCCCGTTATTCCATCCGGTGATGGGCAAAGTTCTCCCGGCTGAATCCGACCTTGGCATCAAAACGATTTTTTATACGATCATCGGCCCCCTGATTAATCCCGCTTTTGCCACCCGGCATCTCCTCGGTGTCTACAAGCCGGAGTTGCTGGATACTGTTGCTCAGGTGGCCAGGGATCTGGGCTACACCAGGGCCATGTTTGTCCACGGTGAGGACGGTCTGGATGAAATTTCCCTCATCGGTGCAACAAGAATCAATGAACTCAAAGATGGTACGATCACCTCGTACACCATTCAGCCCGAAGACTTCGGCCTGGAACGCTGCACCTTGGAAGAGATTAAAACAGGGACACCCGAGGAAAACGCACAGACCATCCGCGGTGTCTTTTCGGGCGAAATCACCGGCCCCAAACGCAACGTTATCGTTCTCAATGCGGCCGGCGCCCTGATTGTCGGCGGCAAAGCAGCCAGCTTTGCCGAAGGCCTTGCCCTTGCCGGCCAATTGATCGACAGCGGCGCAACGGCGAAAAAACTGCACCAGCTAAGCGCGCTTTCCAATTCGTTCGCGGGGTAA
- a CDS encoding type II toxin-antitoxin system RelE/ParE family toxin: MKIVFTPAARDQFLHALVYIRRDNPFAAISFRQKAEKILSRLRDYPETGRILPEFPVIHYRDIIVTPYRFFYRVKDDVVWVVAVWHGAQIPEDPSEII; encoded by the coding sequence ATGAAAATCGTCTTTACCCCAGCGGCACGCGATCAGTTTCTCCACGCATTGGTCTATATCCGCCGCGACAACCCGTTCGCGGCGATTTCTTTTCGGCAGAAAGCCGAAAAAATCCTCTCTCGTCTCCGCGATTATCCCGAAACCGGGCGAATCCTTCCTGAGTTTCCGGTCATTCACTACCGTGACATCATCGTGACGCCCTATCGGTTTTTCTATCGGGTCAAAGACGATGTGGTCTGGGTCGTGGCCGTCTGGCACGGCGCACAGATTCCTGAAGACCCTTCAGAAATCATCTAA
- a CDS encoding type II toxin-antitoxin system Phd/YefM family antitoxin produces the protein MPRVPKIIPISDLRQDASGVIKRVSASREPLFITQRGRAAAVMVSMKEYEQTQHELEILRLLARGERDIEASVGFNLEAVLADADALLAEQQ, from the coding sequence ATGCCAAGAGTCCCGAAAATTATCCCCATCTCGGATCTTCGCCAGGACGCCAGCGGCGTCATCAAGCGCGTATCCGCTTCCCGCGAACCCCTGTTTATCACCCAGCGCGGAAGGGCCGCCGCCGTGATGGTCAGCATGAAAGAGTACGAACAAACCCAGCATGAGCTTGAAATCCTGCGATTGCTTGCTCGTGGCGAGCGGGACATCGAGGCCAGCGTCGGCTTCAACCTGGAAGCCGTGCTGGCTGACGCGGATGCGCTGCTGGCGGAACAGCAATGA
- a CDS encoding type II toxin-antitoxin system RelE family toxin, with amino-acid sequence MTYELEFKVSALKEWRKLDESVRHQFKKKLVERLVQPRVEADRLRHLPDCYKIKLRNAGYRLVYQVDDRKVLVIVVAVGRRDRLTVYRAAKDRT; translated from the coding sequence ATGACCTATGAACTCGAATTCAAGGTGTCCGCGCTCAAGGAATGGCGCAAACTCGACGAGTCGGTTCGTCATCAGTTCAAGAAAAAACTCGTCGAAAGACTTGTCCAGCCCAGAGTTGAAGCAGACCGTCTGCGCCACTTGCCGGATTGTTACAAGATTAAACTGAGAAATGCCGGTTATCGGCTGGTCTACCAGGTTGACGACCGCAAGGTTCTGGTGATTGTGGTGGCGGTCGGCCGCCGTGACCGCCTGACCGTCTACCGCGCGGCCAAGGATCGCACCTGA
- a CDS encoding type II toxin-antitoxin system Phd/YefM family antitoxin has translation MDRIFASASVSISDLKKNPSRVILQAEGAPVAILNHNKPSAYLVPAATFEAVMEKLEEYELAKLVEERAEEATVKVGLDDL, from the coding sequence ATGGACCGAATTTTTGCCTCCGCATCCGTCAGCATCAGCGACCTCAAGAAAAACCCCAGTCGCGTCATCCTTCAGGCCGAAGGCGCTCCCGTGGCGATTTTGAATCACAACAAACCGAGCGCCTATCTGGTTCCGGCCGCGACGTTCGAGGCGGTTATGGAAAAACTCGAAGAGTACGAGTTGGCGAAACTGGTGGAAGAACGGGCCGAGGAAGCGACGGTGAAGGTCGGCCTTGATGACCTATGA
- a CDS encoding DUF4236 domain-containing protein, which translates to MGFFIRKSFRAGPIRFNLSKSGIGVSAGVKGARVGVGPRGAYVAGGRGGLYFRETIGGSSARSGNRISSTSVQAPRGTGELFDEFLDTGLTYESPIKKSTLHIKQPPALPEPKSFKATLVIGIIFLLISLLNFSPKNPPIFSIIVTIVFLGTSAYFILYNKDVKQHAELTKQFLEKLFKIVEEGKKPPSTYIPESLSNASSNFKKHYSNKAIRAYIASFCNEVIAEKELETAKMKLEISNDEFLNAKLHVFSNLFDTYLEDGELDVEEEASIKSVAKKLNIPRETIESEMQVISVMSSIREDVNSALSPIETPLPLQKGEICYYRSDAKILKEKTLSTQTISGTKYKKKGFDIEKEGTAYLTNKKIAIVGAGVYTIPISKIVDVVLNIENSIIELSLDNRKTSLYLTLAMAIPFAAKLEKIMQK; encoded by the coding sequence ATGGGGTTTTTCATAAGAAAAAGCTTTAGAGCTGGTCCTATAAGATTCAACCTGTCAAAAAGTGGAATCGGAGTCTCGGCTGGAGTAAAGGGCGCTAGAGTTGGGGTAGGTCCCAGAGGTGCCTATGTTGCTGGTGGCCGCGGAGGTTTGTACTTTAGAGAGACAATCGGTGGCAGCAGTGCGAGATCTGGAAATAGAATTTCATCAACTTCTGTTCAGGCACCAAGGGGAACGGGTGAACTGTTCGATGAATTTCTAGATACGGGTTTAACTTACGAATCCCCAATTAAAAAATCAACGCTGCATATCAAGCAACCTCCCGCCCTTCCAGAACCTAAATCCTTTAAAGCAACACTTGTAATCGGAATAATTTTTCTTCTGATTAGTTTGCTCAATTTTAGTCCAAAAAATCCGCCGATTTTTTCAATCATAGTAACAATCGTTTTTCTAGGAACATCAGCATATTTCATTCTTTACAACAAGGATGTCAAGCAACATGCTGAATTAACTAAACAGTTTCTAGAAAAGTTGTTTAAAATAGTTGAAGAGGGGAAAAAGCCGCCATCTACCTATATCCCAGAGTCTTTATCAAATGCTTCATCCAATTTTAAAAAACATTACAGCAATAAAGCTATTCGCGCCTATATAGCATCGTTTTGTAATGAGGTGATCGCTGAAAAAGAGCTTGAAACTGCCAAAATGAAACTTGAAATATCTAATGACGAATTTTTAAATGCAAAACTTCACGTATTTTCAAATCTTTTTGATACCTACCTAGAAGACGGGGAGTTAGACGTCGAGGAGGAAGCCAGCATTAAGAGCGTTGCAAAAAAGTTGAATATTCCAAGAGAAACTATTGAAAGCGAGATGCAAGTCATTTCGGTTATGTCTAGCATCAGAGAAGATGTGAATTCCGCATTATCCCCAATAGAGACCCCCTTGCCTTTGCAAAAGGGCGAAATCTGTTACTACCGTTCAGATGCAAAAATACTCAAAGAAAAGACACTTAGCACACAGACCATAAGTGGAACAAAATACAAAAAGAAAGGTTTTGACATAGAAAAAGAAGGGACAGCGTACCTCACCAATAAAAAAATTGCTATTGTTGGTGCTGGCGTTTATACAATTCCGATCAGTAAGATTGTCGATGTCGTTCTAAATATTGAAAACAGTATTATAGAGCTATCACTAGACAATAGAAAAACATCTCTTTATTTAACTCTTGCAATGGCAATACCATTTGCGGCAAAATTAGAGAAAATAATGCAGAAGTAG
- a CDS encoding DEAD/DEAH box helicase, translating to MSEEAIVSFAELALAPAVFRVIDEVGYETPSPIQAQSIPPLLEGRDLLGQAQTGTGKTAAFSLPLLSRIDPALKYPQILVLTPTRELALQVAEAMQTYARHLPDFQVLPVYGGQNMSQQLRQLHRGVQAVVGTPGRIQDHLRRGTLKLDRLLAVVVDEADEMLKMGFIEEVEQILEHAPPTRQTALFSATMPSEVLQVARRHLKNPVEIRIKNKTSTVETISQRFWQVKGLHKLDALTRILEAEDIDGMIIFVRTKIATVELAEKLEGRGFSCAPLNGDMTQAMREKTVERLKNGSLDIVVATDVAARGLDVKRISHVVNYDIPYDTEAYIHRIGRTGRAGREGKAILFVAPRERRMLNAIEQATRQPITPMTLPSRKDITDRRIGLFREMIAETMESQDLEFFEELIDNYQDEYDVGLRRIAATLAYLVQKDKPLQMEGGAEEKIEAAPEFVDRPRVREKTGDSRRYRIEVGRIHGVEPRHIVGAISNEAQLSSTHIGQIKLHDAFSLVDLPADLPKETIRLLKDVWVCGQRLQLSLDGGRPESGKEKPFKKRPGKKVEKAVRAKPIGKKPPVKRKSKGEN from the coding sequence ATGAGCGAAGAAGCCATCGTCAGTTTTGCCGAGCTCGCCCTGGCCCCGGCCGTTTTCCGGGTCATCGACGAAGTTGGTTACGAAACCCCCTCGCCGATCCAGGCCCAGAGCATCCCGCCACTCCTCGAAGGGCGCGATCTGCTCGGTCAGGCGCAGACCGGCACCGGCAAGACCGCCGCCTTTTCCCTGCCGCTCTTGAGCCGTATCGATCCGGCGCTGAAGTATCCGCAGATTCTGGTGCTGACCCCGACCCGCGAGCTGGCCTTGCAGGTCGCCGAGGCGATGCAGACCTACGCCCGGCATTTACCGGATTTTCAGGTGCTGCCGGTCTACGGCGGGCAGAACATGAGCCAGCAGTTGCGTCAGTTGCACCGGGGCGTGCAGGCGGTAGTGGGGACGCCGGGGCGGATTCAGGACCATCTGCGCCGGGGGACGCTCAAGCTCGATCGCCTGCTGGCGGTGGTGGTGGACGAAGCGGACGAGATGCTCAAGATGGGCTTTATCGAAGAGGTCGAGCAGATTCTCGAACATGCGCCGCCCACGCGGCAGACCGCGCTCTTTTCCGCGACCATGCCGAGCGAGGTCTTGCAGGTGGCCCGCCGCCATCTCAAAAATCCCGTGGAAATCCGCATCAAGAACAAGACCTCGACGGTCGAGACCATCAGCCAGCGTTTCTGGCAGGTGAAGGGGCTGCACAAGTTGGACGCCCTGACCCGGATTCTCGAAGCGGAAGATATCGACGGCATGATCATCTTCGTCCGCACCAAAATCGCCACCGTCGAGCTTGCGGAAAAACTCGAAGGGCGGGGCTTTTCCTGCGCGCCCCTCAACGGCGACATGACCCAGGCGATGCGCGAGAAGACTGTCGAGCGTCTGAAAAACGGCAGCCTCGACATCGTCGTCGCCACCGATGTGGCGGCCCGCGGCCTCGACGTCAAGCGCATCAGCCACGTGGTCAATTACGACATTCCCTACGACACCGAGGCCTACATTCATCGTATCGGCCGCACCGGGCGGGCGGGAAGGGAAGGGAAGGCAATCCTTTTCGTCGCCCCCCGCGAACGGCGCATGCTCAACGCCATCGAACAGGCGACCCGCCAGCCGATTACGCCCATGACCCTGCCGAGCCGCAAGGATATCACCGACCGGCGCATCGGCCTCTTCAGGGAGATGATCGCCGAGACGATGGAGTCGCAGGATCTGGAATTTTTTGAGGAGTTGATCGACAACTATCAGGATGAATACGATGTCGGCCTGCGCCGCATCGCCGCGACTCTGGCTTATCTGGTACAGAAGGACAAACCCTTGCAAATGGAGGGCGGCGCCGAAGAGAAGATCGAGGCGGCGCCCGAGTTCGTAGACCGTCCCCGCGTCCGCGAAAAGACTGGTGATAGCCGCCGTTACCGCATCGAGGTCGGCCGCATCCACGGCGTCGAGCCGCGTCACATCGTCGGCGCCATCAGCAACGAGGCGCAACTGAGCAGCACCCACATCGGGCAGATCAAACTCCACGACGCCTTCAGCCTGGTCGACCTCCCCGCCGATCTGCCCAAGGAAACCATCCGCCTGCTCAAGGACGTCTGGGTCTGCGGCCAGCGCCTGCAACTCAGCCTCGACGGGGGAAGGCCCGAGTCGGGCAAAGAAAAACCGTTCAAGAAAAGACCGGGGAAGAAGGTCGAAAAAGCGGTCAGGGCAAAACCGATTGGGAAAAAACCACCGGTGAAGAGGAAAAGCAAGGGAGAGAATTGA